From Arvicanthis niloticus isolate mArvNil1 chromosome 22, mArvNil1.pat.X, whole genome shotgun sequence, the proteins below share one genomic window:
- the Glipr1l2 gene encoding GLIPR1-like protein 2, whose product MEASLPVSVVWRAQSNSIRLRGILKLWLCELWLLLMGSGLNAELPLEEDVDFINEYVDLHNQLRGTVFPPGVNLRFMTWDVALSRTARAWGKKCIFSRNTHLDKPHESHPVFTEIGENMWVGPEKDFTASNAIRSWHEERKNYSYLNDTCIDEEDCSHYIQLVWDNSYKVGCAVTPCAKMGAITYAALFICNYAPGGSLTRRPYQAGQFCTRCGPEDSCTDLLCSNADRDAATYYQFWYPPWEVPRPVVCNTICLFILFLRVASLVLCVLIVLIIQSRFPVILLETPMPVSGEERLKTEDEIVMEEEEEVQEEDEL is encoded by the exons ATGGAGGcctctctgcctgtgtctgtggtGTGGCGTGCCCAGTCGAATTCCATAAGGCTAAGAGGTATACTGAAGCTGTGGCTGTGTGAGCTGTGGCTTCTGCTGATGGGCTCAGGTTTGAACGCCGAACTTCCGCTTGAAGAGGATGTAGACTTTATCAATGAATATGTGGATCTCCATAATCAGCTCCGAGGCACCGTCTTCCCCCCAGGGGTTAACCTACGCTTCATG aCTTGGGATGTAGCTTTATCGCGTACTGCCAGAGCATGGgggaaaaaatgtatatttagtcGTAATACTCATCTAGATAAACCCCATGAGTCCCATCCGGTATTTACTGAGATTGGCGAAAATATGTGGGTTGGTCCTGAAAAGGACTTTACTGCAAGCAATGCTATCAGAAGTTGGCACGAAGAAAGGAAGAATTACAGTTATCTAAATGACACTTGTATTGACGAAGAGGACTGCTCTCATTACATTCAG CTTGTGTGGGACAACTCTTACAAAGTTGGCTGTGCTGTTACTCCGTGTGCAAAGATGGGAGCTATCACGTACGCAGCACTTTTCATATGCAACTATGCACCAGG AGGATCATTGACAAGGAGGCCTTACCAGGCAGGGCAGTTTTGTACTCGGTGTGGTCCTGAAGATTCATGCACAGACCTCCTATgca gtaACGCAGATCGTGATGCAGCTACAT attacCAGTTCTGGTACCCACCTTGGGAAGTGCCCCGCCCAGTCGTGTGTAATACAATATGCTTATTTATCCTCTTCCTGAGAGTGGCATCCTTGGTGCTATGTGTCCTCATCGTTCTGATAATACAGTCCCGGTTTCCAGTTATTTTATTGGAAACTCCGATGCCAGTTTCAGGAGAGGAGCGACTGAAAACTGAGGATGAAAtagtgatggaggaggaggaagaggtgcaGGAAGAAGATGAACTATAG